The proteins below are encoded in one region of Gemmatimonas aurantiaca:
- a CDS encoding elongation factor G, protein MREYDSAGIRNIAVVGHGSSGKTSLVDALCFAAGSSKRHGSIRDGTALTDHLPEEIERGYSISLGCAYAEWMDSKINFIDTPGSLDFQGDAIAGLAAADGALCVISGVSGVEVGTERTFRAAMAKQDPVLFVVSMMDKEHADFDRIYRQIKERLSARVIPVEVPCGEGAEFRGVINLFTQRAYMYTNGAKGEYVEQDIPAECLERFTHYRQELIEAISATDDALLERYLEGQEIDRDDAIHGMKEAMARLDLFPLFCVSSENMIGVRALLTELVQLMPNAWEMEEIHALTGAEGHETVQLHAGDDGPFAALVFKTLSEPHVGDVSYFRVLSGRVANGQDVFNATRDGVEKLGHLAVPSGRERTEVGMLHAGDIGCVTKLRNTHTNDTLSTREHPIRLPAVEFPESVVHFAVRAATRGEEDKLQQGLHRLHDEDPTLTVHYNPETHETIVGGMGERHLDVAMAVLRRKFGVQAELARPRIAYRETITAKAEGQGRHKKQSGGRGQFGDCWIRMSPMPRGEGYLFEDRIVGGVIPSKYTPAVDRGVQEAAARGVLAGFPLVDFRVELYDGSTHSVDSNEMSFKMAGILAFKTVAAKCRPVILEPLDLIEITVRDAWLGDVLGDLSSRRGHILGTNTDGDRTTVRAIVPQAELHLYATQLFSLSHGDAHFSRRFSGYETVPHDAAQRVIAEHARETETAEV, encoded by the coding sequence ATGCGCGAGTATGACAGCGCCGGCATCAGAAACATTGCCGTGGTCGGCCACGGCAGCAGCGGCAAAACCAGTCTCGTCGATGCACTCTGTTTTGCCGCCGGCTCCAGCAAGCGCCACGGCTCGATACGCGACGGCACCGCACTCACCGATCATCTCCCCGAGGAGATCGAACGCGGCTACTCCATCAGCCTCGGGTGTGCTTATGCGGAATGGATGGACAGCAAGATCAATTTCATCGACACGCCCGGCTCGCTGGATTTCCAGGGCGATGCCATTGCCGGACTGGCCGCGGCCGACGGCGCGCTCTGCGTGATCAGTGGCGTGAGCGGCGTGGAAGTCGGCACCGAACGGACCTTCCGGGCGGCGATGGCCAAGCAGGATCCCGTGCTGTTCGTGGTGTCCATGATGGACAAGGAGCATGCCGACTTCGATCGCATCTATCGGCAGATCAAGGAGCGGCTCTCGGCCAGGGTGATCCCCGTGGAAGTGCCGTGCGGGGAAGGCGCGGAGTTTCGCGGCGTGATCAATCTCTTCACGCAACGCGCCTACATGTACACGAACGGCGCCAAGGGTGAGTACGTGGAGCAGGACATTCCGGCGGAATGCCTGGAGCGGTTCACCCACTACCGACAGGAACTGATCGAAGCCATCAGCGCCACCGACGATGCGCTGCTCGAACGCTATCTCGAAGGTCAGGAGATCGATCGTGACGACGCCATTCACGGCATGAAGGAAGCGATGGCCCGTCTCGATCTCTTTCCGCTGTTTTGTGTGTCGTCGGAGAACATGATCGGCGTGCGGGCGCTGTTGACGGAGCTCGTGCAGCTCATGCCCAACGCGTGGGAGATGGAGGAGATTCACGCGCTCACGGGGGCCGAGGGGCACGAGACCGTGCAACTGCATGCCGGAGACGACGGTCCCTTTGCCGCGCTGGTGTTCAAGACCCTGTCCGAACCGCATGTGGGTGACGTGAGCTATTTCCGGGTGCTCTCGGGCCGGGTCGCCAACGGGCAGGACGTCTTCAACGCCACCCGCGACGGCGTGGAGAAACTCGGTCATCTCGCCGTGCCCAGTGGGCGTGAACGCACCGAGGTGGGCATGCTGCACGCCGGCGACATCGGGTGTGTCACCAAACTCCGCAACACGCACACCAACGACACGCTCTCCACGCGCGAACATCCCATCCGATTGCCCGCGGTCGAGTTTCCGGAGAGTGTGGTGCATTTCGCCGTGCGGGCCGCCACCCGGGGCGAGGAAGACAAACTGCAGCAGGGCCTGCATCGTCTGCACGACGAGGATCCCACGCTCACCGTGCACTACAATCCCGAAACCCACGAGACCATCGTGGGCGGCATGGGCGAGCGGCACCTCGATGTGGCGATGGCCGTGCTGCGCCGGAAGTTCGGCGTGCAGGCCGAACTCGCCAGACCGCGCATCGCGTATCGCGAGACCATCACCGCCAAAGCCGAAGGGCAGGGACGACACAAAAAACAGAGCGGTGGACGCGGGCAGTTCGGCGACTGCTGGATCCGCATGAGCCCCATGCCGCGCGGCGAAGGGTATCTGTTCGAGGATCGCATCGTCGGCGGTGTGATCCCATCCAAGTACACCCCCGCCGTGGATCGTGGCGTGCAGGAAGCCGCGGCGCGTGGGGTGCTGGCGGGATTCCCGCTCGTCGACTTCCGTGTCGAGCTGTACGACGGCTCCACGCACTCGGTCGACTCGAACGAGATGTCCTTCAAGATGGCCGGCATCCTCGCATTCAAGACCGTGGCCGCGAAGTGCCGGCCCGTGATTCTCGAACCGCTCGATCTCATCGAGATCACCGTCCGGGATGCCTGGCTGGGCGACGTCCTCGGCGATCTCTCCAGTCGACGCGGGCACATCCTCGGCACCAACACGGACGGGGATCGCACCACCGTGCGGGCCATCGTGCCGCAGGCGGAGTTGCATCTCTACGCCACGCAGCTGTTTTCGCTCTCCCACGGCGACGCGCACTTCTCACGGCGTTTCAGCGGCTACGAAACCGTCCCGCATGATGCCGCGCAGAGAGTCATCGCCGAACATGCCCGTGAGACGGAGACCGCCGAGGTGTAG
- a CDS encoding MarR family transcriptional regulator → MSDRISEATGLQQEIQQRRPFRSVAQEAALALLRTASVVSRRFARVVEPEGLSMAQYNVLRILRGAGDEGLPTLAIRDRMIDEGSTVTRLLDKLESAGLVTRDRSRPDRRQVLCRITPQGLAMLDALDPMIDATDESVTAMLTDAERRVLIDLLARIRTEPDPDPGAD, encoded by the coding sequence ATGTCAGACCGTATCAGTGAGGCCACCGGCCTGCAGCAGGAGATCCAGCAGCGCCGTCCGTTCCGCTCCGTCGCCCAGGAGGCCGCGCTGGCGCTGCTGCGCACCGCGTCGGTGGTGTCACGCCGTTTCGCGCGCGTGGTGGAACCGGAAGGCCTGAGTATGGCCCAGTACAATGTGCTGCGCATTCTCCGCGGGGCCGGCGATGAGGGATTGCCCACCCTGGCCATCCGCGATCGCATGATCGACGAGGGGTCCACCGTGACCCGTCTGCTCGACAAGCTGGAAAGTGCCGGACTGGTGACCCGCGATCGCAGCCGCCCCGACCGGCGGCAGGTGCTCTGCCGCATCACCCCCCAGGGGCTGGCCATGCTCGATGCCCTCGATCCGATGATCGACGCAACGGATGAGTCCGTGACCGCCATGCTGACCGACGCCGAACGCCGCGTGCTGATCGACCTTCTGGCGCGGATCCGCACGGAACCGGACCCGGACCCGGGCGCCGACTGA
- the thyX gene encoding FAD-dependent thymidylate synthase, translated as MPLSDTAILREPTVTVLARPTFVEPSHLPVQWIGDSTDGERLAEFAGRLCYMSQRNPAGRSTREYLENIKKQGHGSVLEHANYSLLLEGVSRSLTHELVRHRAGFAYSQLSQRYVDESAAQFVMPPAIIGDAPLEAAWRAQVTSALESYVALVESLMTRYAWVDDKVHRRKMAREAARGVLPNSTETKIVVTANARAWRTMLELRSSEGAELEIRRMAVAVLRTLMAEAPAFFSDFEIYMATDRREAARLTYHKV; from the coding sequence ATGCCGCTCTCCGACACCGCGATTCTCCGCGAGCCCACCGTGACGGTGCTCGCCCGTCCGACGTTCGTCGAACCTTCCCATCTGCCCGTGCAGTGGATCGGGGACTCGACGGACGGCGAGCGTCTGGCGGAATTCGCCGGCCGGCTCTGCTACATGAGCCAGCGCAATCCGGCCGGACGGTCCACGCGCGAATACCTCGAGAACATCAAGAAGCAGGGACATGGCAGTGTCCTCGAGCACGCGAATTATTCGCTGCTGCTCGAAGGGGTCAGCCGCTCGTTGACGCACGAACTCGTCCGGCATCGGGCGGGTTTCGCGTACTCGCAGCTGTCGCAACGATATGTCGACGAGAGCGCCGCACAGTTCGTGATGCCACCGGCTATCATCGGTGACGCACCACTGGAGGCGGCATGGCGGGCCCAGGTGACTTCCGCGCTCGAAAGCTACGTCGCTCTCGTGGAGTCGCTCATGACGCGCTACGCCTGGGTGGACGACAAAGTGCATCGTCGCAAGATGGCGCGCGAGGCCGCGCGCGGAGTTTTACCCAACAGCACGGAAACCAAGATCGTCGTCACCGCCAACGCCCGTGCGTGGCGAACCATGCTCGAGCTGCGCTCCAGTGAGGGTGCGGAGCTCGAAATCCGCCGTATGGCGGTGGCCGTGCTGCGCACGCTGATGGCCGAAGCGCCGGCCTTCTTCAGTGATTTCGAGATCTACATGGCGACCGATCGTCGCGAGGCCGCGCGACTGACGTATCACAAGGTCTGA